A section of the Stenotrophomonas acidaminiphila genome encodes:
- a CDS encoding cysteine dioxygenase: MISDANGYPGFTGRERLVAAIDAAMGAADVGGTVARIEHALREAIADPAIVLPACVHEPITDHYARRELYRSARHGYSIIAMTWGPGQGTPLHDHDGLWCVEGVWQGALRITPYRLREDRGDIARLQPLPGVDGTRGSAGNLIPPDEFHVLRNASDTELAISVHVYQRPMEHCTVFVPEAGQADWYRRESRQMQTDTP; encoded by the coding sequence ATGATTTCAGATGCAAACGGTTACCCCGGCTTCACCGGCCGCGAACGACTGGTGGCGGCGATCGATGCCGCCATGGGCGCGGCCGATGTCGGCGGCACGGTGGCGCGGATCGAACACGCCCTGCGCGAGGCCATCGCCGACCCGGCGATCGTGCTGCCGGCATGCGTGCACGAGCCGATTACCGACCACTACGCGCGCCGCGAGCTGTACCGCAGCGCGCGCCACGGCTACAGCATCATCGCCATGACGTGGGGGCCCGGCCAGGGCACCCCGCTGCATGACCACGATGGCCTGTGGTGCGTGGAAGGCGTGTGGCAGGGCGCGCTGCGGATCACCCCGTACCGGTTGCGCGAAGACCGCGGCGACATCGCCCGGCTGCAGCCCCTGCCCGGCGTGGACGGTACGCGCGGCAGCGCCGGCAACCTGATCCCGCCGGATGAGTTCCATGTGCTGCGCAACGCCAGCGACACTGAGCTCGCGATCTCGGTACATGTCTACCAGCGGCCGATGGAGCACTGCACGGTGTTCGTTCCGGAAGCGGGGCAAGCGGACTGGTACAGGCGCGAAAGCCGGCAGATGCAGACAGACACCCCGTAG